From Aspergillus fumigatus Af293 chromosome 5, whole genome shotgun sequence, a single genomic window includes:
- a CDS encoding putative beta-galactosidase, with protein MTLSAVPDYENQHILQRNRLKPRAYFLPATSISLNGRWDFHYAASPVSAPEPTWSKGTKNATAEPRRDSNQFSSDGADSKTAWAPITVPGHWQLQGYGRPHYTNVIYPFPVCPPFVPTENPTGTYRRTFHVPAEWDASSQLRLRFDGVDSAYHVWVNGVPIGYSQGSRNPAEFDVSQVVDRDGANELFVRVYQWSDGSYIEDQDQWWLSGIFRDVTLLAFPGQARIEDFFVRTALDKDYVDATLRLSVDLALATAAIVQVTLSNPSTGSTLQTEKYSLGEKQDKLEAELSVSNPNKWTAETPNLYNLCIALYVDGAKDPVQTINHRVGFRQVEIKNGNITVNGVPVMFRGVNRHDHHPRFGRAVPLSFLREDLLIMKRHNVNALRCSHYPSHPRLYELCDELGLWVMDEADLECHGFYDAIARPLDIPESMDYEERKKLTFGQAAQFTTNNPEWKEAYVDRMAQMVQRDKNHSCIVIWSLGNEAFYGSNHQAMYDYVKQVDPSRPVHYEGDMEAKTVDMYSYMYPSLERLVGFATAEGDEFKKPIVLCEYAHAMGNAPGGLEEYMEAFRTHRRLQGGWVWEWANHGLWDEKKGWYGYGGDFGDTPHDGNFVLDGLLFSDHTPTPGITELKKAYAPVRVWPGEDGTLVVANDYNFVGLEGLQASYKIEVLGDSGRIIATGIIELPPIPAGQNGTIKLPSAPATAIPGEVWLTISFLQKGETAWAGNNYEVAWYQQCLKSSSPRFSLAVPAEALTHSSTKTSHRISGASFSLEFSRETGSLYAWTAGGLSLLDQSSSTGAISPGFWRPPTDNDMSHDLLEWRRFGLDTLTSQLRKMHVVQHTPTSVEVTTETYISAPILGWGFFASTSYTISGNGALTVNVHLKPHGPMPADLPRLGLDVLLADELDNTSWFGLGPGEAYPDKKRAQKVGIYNAATAELHTPYEVPQEGGNRMDTRWLRVHDSRGWGLRVTRVKDESDKQPTELFQWLATRYSPEAIEAAKHAPELVPEKRIRLRLDVESCGVGTGACGPRTLDKYRVKCEERKFGFTLQPVLAELC; from the exons ATGACCCTGTCCGCAGTCCCCGACTACGAAAACCAGCACATATTGCAGCGCAATCGGCTCAAACCAAGAGCATATTTCCTTCCCGCGACGTCTATCTCGCTCAATGGTCGCTGGGACTTTCACTATGCAGCCTCTCCCGTGAGCGCCCCAGAGCCAACATGGTCCAAGGGCACCAAGAACGCCACGGCCGAACCCCGCCGGGATTCGAACCAATTTAGCTCGGATGGCGCAGACTCCAAGACAGCTTGGGCTCCGATCACTGTTCCCGGCCATTGGCAATTGCAAGGCTATGGCCGTCCACACTACACAAACGTCATTTACCCTTTCCCCGTCTGTCCGCCATTTGTGCCGACGGAGAATCCTACGGGCACCTACCGGCGGACCTTCCACGTGCCTGCCGAGTGGGATGCTTCGTCCCAATTGCGACTGAGGTTCGATGGCGTTGACAGCGCGTATCATGTGTGGGTTAATGGTGTCCCGATTGGGTATTCGCAAGGGAGCCGTAACCCGGCCGAATTCGATGTGTCGCAAGTGGTTGACCGCGACGGCGCCAATGAACTGTTTGTCAGAGTGTATCAGTGGTCCGATGGCTCGTATATCGAGGACCAGGACCAATGGTGGTTGTCAGGCATTTTTCGCGATGTGACCCTGCTGGCCTTCCCTGGCCAGGCGCGCATCGAAGACTTCTTCGTGCGCACCGCACTGGACAAGGATTACGTCGACGCGACATTGCGTTTGTCAGTGGATCTAGCTCTGGCAACAGCAGCCATCGTGCAAGTGACTCTGAGCAATCCGTCCACGGGCAGTACGCTGCAGACAGAGAAGTATTCGCTCGGGGAAAAGCAGGACAAACTCGAGGCTGAGCTTTCCGTCTCCAACCCGAACAAATGGACAGCGGAGACACCCAACCTCTACAATCTGTGCATCGCTCTCTACGTAGACGGTGCCAAGGACCCTGTTCAGACGATCAACCACCGTGTCGGGTTCCGTCAGGTTGAGATCAAGAATGGCAATATCACTGTGAACGGCGTGCCGGTGATGTTCCGCGGCGTCAACCGGCACGACCACCATCCACGCTTCGGTCGAGCAGTTCCTCTGTCCTTCCTGCGCGAGGACCTCTTAATCATGAAGCGGCATAACGTCAATGCTCTCCGCTGCTCGCACTACCCGTCCCACCCCCGTCTATACGAACTCTGCGACGAGCTCGGCCTATGGGTAATGGATGAGGCAGACCTGGAATGTCACGGCTTCTACGATGCCATCGCTCGCCCCCTAGATATCCCCGAGTCCATGGACTAcgaggagcgcaagaagctcaCCTTCGGCCAGGCGGCGCAGTTCACCACGAACAATCCCGAGTGGAAAGAGGCGTATGTCGACCGAATGGCGCAGATGGTGCAGCGCGATAAGAACCATTCCTGTATCGTCATCTGGTCGCTCGGCAATGAGGCGTTTTATGGCTCTAACCACCAAGCCATGTACGACTATGTCAAGCAGGTTGACCCCAGTCGTCCGGTGCACTACGAGGGAGACATGGAGGCCAAGACGGTCGACATGTACTCGTATATGTATCCATCCCTCGAGCGACTAGTCGGTTTTGCTACTGCCGAGGGAGACGAGTTCAAAAAGCCAATCGTGCTTTGCGAGTATGCTCACGCGATGGGGAATGCTCCTGGTGGCTTGGAAGAGTATATGGAAGCCTTTCGGACCCACCGGCGTCTGCAAGGAGGGTGGGTCTGGGAGTGGGCAAACCACGGGCTCTGggacgagaagaagggatgGTATGGCTACGGTGGTGACTTTGGCGATACGCCTCACGATGGCAACTTTGTGCTGGACGGGCTGCTATTCAGTGACCACACCCCAACGCCTGGTATCACTGAACTCAAGAAGGCCTATGCGCCGGTTCGGGTGTGGCCTGGTGAGGACGGGACTCTGGTTGTGGCGAACGACTACAATTTTGTTGGGTTGGAAGGTCTCCAGGCATCTTACAAGATTGAGGTCTTGGGAGATAG CGGGCGCATTATTGCCACAGGCATTATAGAACTTCCGCCTATTCCTGCCGGCCAGAACGGGACTATCAAGCTGCCATCTGCGCCTGCTACCGCAATTCCCGGGGAGGTGTGGCTCACCATCAGCTTCCTTCAAAAGGGAGAGACAGCATGGGCCGGAAACAACTATGAAGTCGCCTGGTACCAGCAGTGCCTCAAGTCCTCCTCACCACGTTTCTCATTGGCCGTACCTGCTGAGGCCTTGACGCACTCATCCACGAAAACGTCACACAGAATCTCCGGTGCCTCATTTAGCCTGGAATTTTCACGAGAAACGGGCAGTCTCTACGCCTGGACAGCCGGCggcctctccctcctcgaccagTCCTCATCCACCGGTGCCATCTCTCCCGGATTTTGGCGCCCACCGACCGACAACGACATGTCCCATGACCTCCTCGAATGGCGGCGCTTCGGACTCGACACTCTCACCTCTCAGCTACGCAAGATGCACGTTGTACAGCATACCCCGACGAGCGTAGAAGTTACTACGGAGACATACATCTCCGCGCCAATTCTAGGCTGGGGATTCTTTGCCTCGACCAGTTATACTATCTCCGGCAATGGCGCTCTAACCGTCAACGTGCACCTCAAGCCCCACGGCCCAATGCCAGCGGACCTGCCCCGGCTCGGCCTGGACGTACTGCTTGCGGATGAGCTCGACAACACCTCGTGGTTCGGCCTGGGACCCGGCGAAGCGTACCCCGACAAGAAGCGAGCGCAAAAGGTTGGCATTTACAACGCTGCCACGGCGGAATTGCATACCCCTTACGAAGTACCACAGGAAGGGGGCAACCGGATGGACACCCGGTGGTTACGTGTGCACGACAGCAGGGGATGGGGTCTCCGGGTGACTCGCGTCAAGGACGAGAGTGATAAGCAGCCGACTGAGCTGTTCCAGTGGCTAGCTACGCGGTACAGCCCGGAGGCTATTGAGGCGGCCAAGCATGCGCCTGAACTTGTTCCTGAGAAACGGATCCGATTGAGGCTGGATGTGGAGAGCTGCGGTGTTGGAACGGGAGCTTGTGGCCCTCGTACCCTTGACAAGTACCGGGTTAAATGTGAGGAGAGGAAGTTTGGCTTTACTCTGCAGCCTGTTTTGGCCGAGTTGTGTTAG
- a CDS encoding cellulase family protein encodes MKLNIVPSLVLLQSLACAALNAPFSVSGRWIHDSKGEVFTYAGANWPGAGEVMIPEGMQYASIASTVSKLKGLGMNVIRLTFPIELVDDILDKGGDVTVQNSLINALGSTNGTKVFDQIRKVNPQIKSTTTRLEVFDMVAAECNKQGLYIHLDNHISKAMWCCSQTDGNAWFGDTYFDVAKWMRGLEYMVSHAKKWPNFVSIGLRNELRQPSTSNTQYPYNWGTWYTQVTTAAKRVNAANPDALIFLSGLNYDTTLAPIPTASDLGNGVRFRLSDFSFANKLVLELHNYDTGATSCSALSGALWNAGFKAQNSSDPSIVNPMPVVLTEFGFLQDSTTWKNVYASCLRTWIPEQRAGWTTWVIAGSYYIRQGTQDMDETWGMFDHTWSGWRSQDAIEQGLKVMVQSSLKG; translated from the exons ATGAAGTTAAACATTGTCCCTTCTCTGGTCCTACTACAGTCACTCGCCTGCGCAGCGTTGAACGCCCCGTTCAGCGTCTCAGGTCGGTGGATCCATGACTCCAAGGGCGAGGTCTTCACCTACGCTGGGGCCAATTGGCCCGGTGCGGGTGAGGTCATGATCCCCGAGGGGATGCAGTACGCTTCCATCGCGTCGACAGTCTCCAAGCTCAAGGGCCTGGGAATGAATGTCATTCGTTTGACTTTCCCCATTGAGCTGGTCGATGATATTTTGGACAAAGGTGGAGACGTCACCGTCCAGAACTCGCTGATCAACGCGCTGGGATCAACGAACGGGACAAAGGTTTTCGATCAGATCCGCAAGGTGAACCCCCAGATCAAGTCGACGACGACCCGTCTTGAAGTCTTTGATATGGTGGCCGCGGAGTGCAATAAACAAGGACTCTATATCCATTTGGATAATCACATCTCCAAGGCTATGTGGTGTTGTTCCCAGACCGACGGCAATGCCTGGTTTGGCGATACCTACTTCGACGTTGCCAAGTGGATGCGAGGACTGGAGTATATGGTTTCTCAT GCCAAAAAATGGCCCAACTTTGTCAGTATCGGACTGCGCAATGAGCTTCGCCAGCCCTCCACAAGCAACACGCAGTACCCGTACAACTGGGGGACATGGTACACACAGGTGACGACAGCAGCGAAAAGGGTCAACGCAGCCAATCCTGATGCGCTGATCTTTCTGTCTGGCCTGAACTACGATACCACGCTCGCGCCCATCCCGACAGCATCGGATCTCGGCAACGGGGTGAGGTTCCGTCTCTCCGACTTCAGCTTTGCGAATAAGCTGGTCCTGGAGCTTCACAACTATGACACCGGTGCGACCAGCTGCAGCGCGCTGTCTGGTGCGCTATGGAACGCCGGTTTCAAGGCCCAGAACTCGTCTGACCCGTCGATTGTGAACCCGATGCCCGTCGTTCTGACCGAATTTGGGTTCCTGCAGGACAGTACCACCTGGAAGAATGTGTATGCCAGCTGTCTGCGGACATGGATTCCCGAGCAGCGCGCAGGTTGGACCACCTGGGTTATTGCCGGGAGCTACTACATTCGGCAAGGCACGCAGGATATGGATGAGACATGGG GCA